The following proteins come from a genomic window of Corallococcus sp. NCRR:
- a CDS encoding sigma-70 family RNA polymerase sigma factor codes for MAPNDSAAQQASDLSADRDLLKQVALGSAAAMRDVYARCSARAFAIGVRLLPTRADAEEVLQETFLEVWRRAREFDPERGGLETWVTTIARTRAIDRLRSLGTVSRMVEGVAQQPPPVSATPPSPDDAAGAAQDQARVRAAMAQLPPEQREVVLLGYFDGLSQSEIAKKTGQPLGTVKTRARLALEKLAVLLDSPPVSASG; via the coding sequence ATGGCGCCCAACGACTCCGCTGCCCAGCAAGCGAGTGACCTGTCGGCCGACCGCGACCTGCTGAAGCAGGTAGCGCTCGGCAGTGCGGCGGCCATGCGGGATGTCTACGCGCGGTGCTCCGCGCGGGCGTTCGCCATCGGGGTGCGGCTTCTGCCCACGCGCGCGGACGCGGAGGAGGTGCTGCAGGAGACCTTCCTGGAGGTCTGGCGGCGCGCGCGCGAGTTCGACCCGGAGCGCGGCGGACTGGAGACGTGGGTCACGACCATCGCGCGCACGCGGGCCATCGACCGGCTGCGTTCGCTGGGCACGGTGTCGCGGATGGTGGAGGGGGTGGCGCAGCAGCCTCCGCCGGTGAGCGCGACGCCGCCGTCACCGGATGACGCCGCGGGCGCGGCGCAGGACCAGGCGCGGGTGCGGGCGGCGATGGCGCAGTTGCCGCCGGAGCAGCGGGAGGTGGTGCTGCTCGGGTACTTCGACGGGCTGTCCCAGAGTGAGATCGCCAAGAAGACGGGCCAGCCGCTGGGGACGGTGAAGACGCGTGCG